The following is a genomic window from Amphiura filiformis chromosome 4, Afil_fr2py, whole genome shotgun sequence.
GACCTTACGCCACCAAACACCCGCTAGACCCCAAACATCACCGGGAATAGAGGGGCAACAGACCGAGCAACACAGACATGCCACATACAATACCGTATGTCCAACACTcgggagtctgcatactgctcaTTAAAATACATGTTCACAAATTCAAATCAAATAAGCATAAAATGTAGATacaaaaaaattgataaaattgcattTACATATAAATAGATTGCAAGAGTACaatgataaaaatatatttattacattacaAAAACTTGGTACAGCAAAATCCAAATGTTACCATTACAAAATAAACCTGTGTGTGACTCACTGCGAAAGCCATCGGACATCCCACAATTGCACAAAGACACAGGAGGCGCCGCACATGACCGACTCAAAACGTAGTCGTAGAGTGCTACCATTGACTTTCACAGTGAATCAAACTAAGTCTACTAAATTCAACAAGATAACTAACCATCAAAATTACCATCAAAATCTTACTTAAAACCAAAATGCGAATTAATGctatttaaataaatacatagaAATGTAAATGAAACTGGTTCCACCAGTAAAGCTAGTACATGTACGCACAGATGAACACCTATACAATGCCATGTAAGTATAGAAAATCCACAATAATCAAGCAAAAACACCCAATCCCAGAACCATGTAGCACTCACTAAATCATGCAAGACTTTAATTAAGTAAAAACAAAACCTCACATAATTCAGCAAGCCCCCTCAGCTCCGAGGCAACATTCCACTCAATCACTGTGATGCTTCACAACTCAACACCACAATGCAAAATTCATCTGTGTGCACATgcagttaattcaatgactgcactttcaaccaatcagatgacaggaatctatatatgaggtatataaatcaGTATATTTGACAAAAACCTAACACCCATTAACACACGTGAGGTAAGCTTAAATAGTGTATGTATGATTTACCGCCGTGGGGGCTAAGCtaggtatgtgagcattccttacctgagcatgcgcaatattcagcctctctcagcataggggaaatcgcgcacccggcgccattttggaaattcattaccggtagtaaattttacggcgatgtttttgaaaatatttttggggaattagatcgagttagaaacagttccaaagcttacaaggCCAAGTCAAAAGGTTAAACTTGATCATAACccggaagaggtcagatgattcgcacgtggtcgcggcaaattttggcgactttctagtgggtttgaaagtgacgatttcgatctaatttttttcggaaattactctccaaatatctaaataaaaaaaccctttaaatgGGTTAAGCAGCGTCAAAGGAAATCTTTTAAATTTTGGAatctgtgatgaatttttttgtaAGAGGGGGGGGGTAGATGTTTTACTGttgtattttattactttttaaacaattttggaacTCAACATGTCCGATGTTTAGAATCTTAATACTGTCATATGATtattctttgtgtttatgtgttaactTCATGTAGCgggtaataggccaacgggttaaagtaactaaatgaaacgggaacgaaacaaagaaggaaaggaactaatcaggaaatgtaagaaaaaaataagctaaaataataagaacagaattaaataaaaaacatgaaaacgggaaataaaaaaaaagctaaaagggaaatgtaagaaagaacagatttagaaaataatgggaacggggttaaataaataaataacatggaaacgggaaatcacaagctaagcagaagaaactaataaagaaaatgtaagaagagacagatttagctaaataaaatgtaccttttcaatgattctacctgttctgtaattcttcctgttatagtgaacgctcccgtttactcatctagcggggacccgcgcgaagcgcgggtatcccgctagtttatataaatctgtctcttcttacattttctttattagtttcttctgcttgtgattttccgtttccatgttatttatttatttaaccccgttcccacctgttctcattattttagcttctttttttcttatatttcctgattagtttctttccttcttttttgttgttgttttgttcccGTTtcactttaacccgttggcctataaTTACTggtaccttttttgtcctcattttaattgtatttttcattatagtaccgcttcatgttgtttatatatcttttccccgtatttattacgtcctctcttagcgtgtctgcggacgtgcaagcgttatcataatcccgtgacccgtccatgtaggcctacctttttgtcatttatttttctttctttccgtattatcatgtccacaggtctctggctcgcaagtcgcgtggctctgcgccgtttatgcgcgcattggcgtagtgcgcatcgTATCGTAGCGTAGCGGCTACCATGactatcctacagttggaaaatcatcatacaggtggtCTCACCTTAGTTAACCTCTACTTACACTGTCAATACATACTACAAACCGTCCAACCCTTGCACAGACTGTTAAAAAGACAAACTATGCTTattctctttctcagtcatgtactgccatgCAAATCAAACTCATAACAAAATACAGCATGTGCATGCGCCTAACCTGTAATATTCTAGGCTCATTTGAGCTCGATTATcgtaatgtattttgaatggtgtatcaacgaaagttgaggaatatcacctaatcgtatgcaagccatttcagtgaaattaaatagggaagcatcgcctgcgggcgctgcttcaaTAACGGAATTGAGCGGTAAGTTAAATGGAGCACGCGGTGAATAAAGGtatgtttttgtacataaaaatgtttggtttgatgagaTTTGATTGATGCCTTGcgcaaaaagtgagtgaactggggactttgtgtagtacgaattcggcgacttttgccagtgagtgaacatgtttaacccggcatggtttgcgtatactaattgaatgggctcatgctgtgaatgctgggatagattctcattctgtgccgactatgagtcgggggaagaagcaaatttggacctttcctattcctatcccatcatgcatagcgCTAGCAGATTTTTGCTATGATAGATGCTGAATGACTGGGGTGGGCACGGGGCACATCGGGTATgatggccgggggggggggggacacaggccgttttttggccattttcctatttgattttctaaatgttcaaattgatggggggACGTAGTCCTATGACGCtacgtcatggggggggggggtaacttgagcaggagtgaccccattctgatgatcaagtgaactggccctcgagtttccgcaatgatcttcggaatagggagcatgcgccagccagtgctccaaagggtgcctgctcaaagacaaaacttaagctgggggaaggggcgggggggttcatacttgagcaggagtgaccccattctgatgatcaagtgaactggccctcgagtttccgcaatggtcttcggaatagggagcatgcgccagccagtgctccaaagggtgcctgctcaaagacaaaacttaagctgggggaagggggcaatggggttcatacttgagcaggagtgaccccattctgatgatcaagtgaactggccctcgagtttccgcaatggtcttcggaatagggagcatgcgccagccagtgctccaaagggtgcctgctcaaagacaaaacttaagctgggggaagggggcaatggggttcatacttgagcaggagtgaccccattctgatgatcaagtgaactgccCCTTGAGTTTCCGCTATTGTtttcggaatagggagcatgcgccagccagtgctccaaagggtgcctgctcaaagacaaaacttaagctgggggaagggggcaatggggttcatacttgagcaggagtgaccccattctgatgatcaagtgaactgccCCTTGAGTTTCCGCAATggtcttcggaatagggagcatgcgccagccagtgctccaaagggtgcctgctcaaagacaaaacttaagctgggggaagggggcggggttcatacttgagcaggagtgaccccattctgatgatcaagtgaactgccCCTTGAGTTTCCGCAATggtcttcggaatagggagcatgcaccagccagtgctccaaagggtgcctgctcaaaaacattttcctgggggagggggggtgaatgcatcagctagtgcttataataattaattaccccccccccccttgtatcagtgaaaaggtgTACTCGGGTGGGTAGTATAGAAACCGtgagtttttcaatgacaaaacaaaataagacacttgaacacaaatttcagtttttctttatttttgcatgatGTTGGCCCTCTCTGTggtttcccagggactgccttttgaggagagcgagagcaatcactctctactgctctttaatttaatgctctcctgcaaattccaaaagacagtccctggttaccatcctctgtcaaagctggaatctgcatcagaaaacagaaataaaacaaaatgttactcatacatgttcatttgtatattaggggGATATCATTTTCTGCGGAAGGgggctcccaaatttacaaaaagtcagcatcaataaaattgcgacccccctatttcggcaacaaaattttatgacccccccccaccacccactgatacaccttaGGGCCTATGTACCCCAtgaagaggctaaaattgtattcagtctttttgaataagataaacacactatctgtggtcatcttgagactgcctacattttggtcatcaaaattgtatgacccccctatttttctttccaaaaaaaagGACCCCCGACCCCCtgtgtatatttgggacccccccttccaagGAAAATGATCCAGGCCCTTATgttcacatcaatacaaattcaatcaatctaggATTACATTTACAGTTCAGTACCGGTAAATGACAAGTGCttgtttcttaaaattgtgtactcacaatgcacagtataggcctataagcattttaatatgtgcatgcacaaaaagtttgtacaggaaattggctgaaaaattgagacattcaaattagcatatctccgcaaccacatgtcgtatgacattcatttatgcctcatcagttttctttcatttagctctttaatatgagattactttgatgagaatcaaaaaaagttcaaatttttttgtattaggctaagtaaaaaataaaacatgtttcacgtccgggtttttgaaaaaaaggaggaagagggggctttttattttctatttttatcgcaaaattggtgtaaatacccatacttagagctgttttagcgtacaatccgtacatacaataatgcctggaaaaaggaggaggcccttttttatttgttgttctgagagttacacccctctaatgatcacaaaaccttcctaaaatgtttcttgtatcttaacaaggctatagaaagcatcccaacttcctagacatattttttgaaaagttataactgaatttcaaaaaataaaaatttatttgagaaaacctcaaaaaaggaagcgggaggggacgtgaaacatgtttatttttttttatttggccttatacctAGCTTAGGCTAAGCCCTAAGTTGCTCTCGGtttcaatcaaaatatcaaattcgATGTGACACGTTTAACATACAAAATACTTACTTTCAAATGGTTGTTTACCTCTTCTCTAAAAATGTTGAGAGAATTTGACATGATCTTTTCTTTAACCGTTGCAAATTGCAATCGCAAGTTAATGTTTTCTTTTTGGTTCAGGGCGCTGACATCGTCTCGGTTTCCTTTTTCAGCAGATGCACCAGCATCAATAATGCACCGTCAGTCAGTTCAGGAGAGGAGCGACAGGAACAAGTTCCAACAACCGAACAGCAGTACAGCTACACTGCAGGGTTTTAGGGTCTGTGCAATATTCATAAGCACCCCGTGGGGGGGgttaaatttccaaatggctcgtcAAAAATCACTCgccccctctcggcccaccaaaCAATCGCTTGCTCCCCTAGCTCGggcggcccgccaaaaaatctttgccccccccccctttgcacaatttcaaatggtctagatacatgttgcgagcgcagcgagcaggaaaatttgcatatttaagcgttccctttttagagcgtttttaaaaggcaccccatcaatgtgtgccaaaaatcgcttgccccagcTTGCCAAACATTGCTTGCCCCCTCAGCTTGCCAaacattgcttgccccctttcaactcgccaaaaatgtcttgcccctttatattgttctattgtgttcCGATTAGAGCGccgacatattggaaaatgttgcaaacgtccagttttcgaaattgggtgacttgtgtttggcaggtgtgaagtACATccgactgggtgttttaattacgtaacgcataacggttttggcatcattgaatggctgcctagtgctgttatgtgtttctatgattattattttctttattcattcctttcttttcctaaTTGCTCTGCACATTTTCTCTCTTATGCTTACACTTTAGGGgcctatcactccctcgctctccttcttCCTCTCTCCCCCCTCatcttttctttttgtcttcctccctcCCCTCGACCCCTCTTTCACTCCCTCACTTTCCCCTGGCTTTTAAAAGGATATTTGTGATATTAATAAACCCATTTGACTTAATTGACCATaacctataaccatgataacaacaataTACTGCGAAATAATTAAAAGTGTAAAGTGACGGTAAAGTGTGCTGGTGAAGACTCAGTCACACCCGtgggctgtatgagaacaaaaggtaaCCTTCACTCAATCAAcagggcgctttcacatgacattcttttgatcattTATTGACGGTAGCCTGGTCATTCTACCATGAAAGAAACCCCACACTTTAGCCAACTATCTTGGCCACTACACTATGGAGCTCTATGTAGGATTGAATGTTTATACTCTTAgttatttagacaataataagtgatttgcttaaagaatagattcctatttgtttaaaatgttagtctcttcactgatcacattgtccccttttaatttcaagccaaacaagtgatgtaaaatgaagaaaattactatttcattccagcatCTGGGGAAGGGGAGGGGATCTCAAGGATTTTATTGGGAATCCATCCTAGATCCAGGGTTCCTGGAGTTAACCCCAACTGACTGATAAAAAAAACTTAAGAAAATAATTAAGAATGaaaaactatttatttatttcctgtTAAAGCATTTGTAATAGGAAACTCCGAATCAAGTGCAAAGGGTTTAACAAAACTCAAGactcataaaaatgaacaaaatgctgGTTTTAATCATCAATATGTCAAAATATTTACCATATTTAATTTTCCTGAATGCTTTCCTGATCTGTTGCAACACACATATATTTCACAATACACGTTGTGGAAGACTTTTTTGGTATCATTATTATCATATAAAGCTGCATATTGAGAATTACTGACACACTTCAGGACTGTGAAGTCCATGCTTTATCGAAAGCACAGCTAGACATGTACTTCTACTTTATAAGGCTAAATTTGGTATCATATGAAGCTGTTGTACTTCGGAAGACTAAttttggtgtcataatgtgtaaTAAAGCAGTATAAAGATGATTACTAAATATAAACATCACATGGTGTaacataatattacatgtataggCAAACAAAATGGCATATCTCAGAGCTTGCATAGATTTAAAATTCAATGCAATgcggaatgtgtttttttttcttttcttttttttttgtgactCAAActtggttgaaaaatattttcattaattCAAAGTGTTAATAAGTTAAGAGTATTCCAACAATGCTTTTAACTGCTGAGACACACATGTACATAACACCCATAGCCACATGAAAGGTGAAAAAATTACACAGATGATTCTTTCACCATTTCATTAGTCATCATGACTCTATTTTCATTTTCGTCTCCCTCCTCcgcctcctcctcatcatcatctatACTATCCGCTTCTTCTGATCCCATACCATTCACAACACTCTCTTGCAACTCACCATTGCCATTAGCATTGGCAGTGGTGGAGATCCTTCTCCCAACAGCTGCTTTCAACTTTCTCACATTTCTTTGTTGTCTTTGTTGTATTGAATTGAGTACAACTGCTAATGAAGCTAGcccaacaacaaaatacaaaacagttgTGATTTTATAAAGCCATCTCCATGAGTTAATATCTGTGAAATTGTCAGTGGCTACAAAGTCTCCAAAACCAATAGTACTGAGAGTAATGAAACAGTAGTAATGTGCAGTAGGAAAATCCCAACCCTCTATGTACGAGTATGACAATGCTGGAAGAAGGATGATAATGCTGTAAAAACTTGCAAACATAACTGCCCCTGTCAAGACTCTTCGAATTTTAGCACCTTTGATCCAGTGGAAGACATGGTTGTGTATTTTTTACCCAGGTTGCGTCCTTTATTGTGACAAAGAAAGGTGACTTCTGCTAATAACCAACCAAAGAAAGGAATTCCAATGAAAGCATAGAGCACACAGATATTTCTTCCAAGTTTTGTAGATGGAGCAAGGTGGCCATATCCTGGATAAAacaaataattgaaataaaacaaaaatataggtttataataattattatttcaaagtTTTTCATACTAACTTTATTAAACTTTAAGTGCATAATCCAGTCTTTGGGATCATGGGAGGAAAGCCATTTTTTAACTGATTGTTTTGTTGGCTCATATCATGTTAATTTATCTTTCACCTATCTGCTCAAAGTTAAAAACAGATTTGTTTTCTTTCCAATTTAAACTGGTATTTTTTGCCTGTACATCATTTTAGAGGTTTTGATAACTGCAAGGCAATAaggagtgatcgttatttacgacaggggggggtaatgggcgttttgagggggGGAATCCGATTTTTTggggggtcttgagggggaacgcgaaattttcgttgaaccaagaggggggaatgttaagttttaaatggagaaattcgggaaaacaaggggggaatccgaaaattttgagcggacgtgaggggggaacgcgaaattttttgtcaatattttttccaaaatgcccattaccccccctgccataaataacgatcggtccctaaaccATTCTGTGTCAAATCTGATTACAAAAGTAGGGGCAAATGTCTGTGAATGGGTGTCATCTACATGTATGTGTGGCATAATTTGAGAAGGGCAAGGGTGATTCAACTGTGGATTGAGGGAAATTTAAGGAATTAGaaggcaattttcatttttggaatTTAGAGGGAAATTTTGCTTTCCTTAGAAATTCCAAAGAAAGTTGGGAAAACGTCCATTTAATCCCTGAAAGTCTAGTTATGTCACTGGGTTTAATAATGTAAAATCCTACCTATTGTGGTCACAATAGTCGctgagaagaagaaagaattagcTAGATCCCAGTTTTTTCGTGTAGGTTTCTCAATTCTCTGCCATTCCGTTGAAGCATTATTCATAGACAATATCGCATCAGGAGACACACCTTGGTCAGATGCCTTTTTAATACAATGCAAGAGTTCTACCAATTCATCAAAAGGTACTGTGGGATGTCTGTCTAAAAACATCATTATACTGTTGTTTAGTGTAGTTCTTGTTGCATCTTCCTGGCTGCCTTCAATAGCAGAAAATATTATAGAGCCCAAGATCAAATAGACCAAACAACCTAAAAATAGAATTGTTATTCTCCAACGACGTTTCATGTTTGTCGTATATCTGTTGACATCCAGGCCCTGACACTTCACTACTTTTTCAAATCATCACTTTCTGGACACAAGGTGAGTATACCTGTAATCgggacataaaataaaataaaatgaatctaATATTTGACTTACAATGCTGAAATTTTAATGCATTGAAAAAAGTTGCCTTGCTGtaggttatgaattattatgtttattaatgAAAGACTAATGAATGCAGTGCCCATAATACAAACAGTTTAGTCTTGTCTTCCTTCACAGCTGGTACACGATCATCTTTATTCATACACACATGCATGATGCACCCGGGATGATGCAGTGGCAATGACGCACCGTTTcgcatataatttggttcatctcaagcaattaaagtttggtagtgacgtcaatgctactTCGCGATGCGCTGCAAGCGTGTCAACAAACCTCCCgtgtacgcatgcgtgaacaCTTTGTTTAACTTTACACACGCGATTTGATActcccaggcggcggatgacacgatcgagccggcaactcgtgaaaccgcccggccgtatggcattttccatatactcggttagttttgtggggttcattatcgaaccccaacggttttagcttgtatttatattatttatcaacataggcctatttgtttgtgatatttcaagcgttttaaaatttcaaaataatcccattcaattacacggttgacgatgaaaatttactgaatttagggaatgcacgtcatacaccacctggataCTCCGGCGAACAAAatatgcacatacgtcactaccaaaagATGAACCAAATTTATAGTTGTATGCGCATGCTGTTGATAGTCAGGATGCAAAACACTCAAAATTAACAAACTATACGGATAAACTCTACAGGAATAATACTAGTCTATTTAAAGCTACCCACCACCATGATCGCCCAATATTTTGCCATGAGTGTACCGTTGGCACAGTCGATCCATACATGTCCACGTGTGATTTCTTTGATCAACAAAAAACAGCTGATCAGCCCTTC
Proteins encoded in this region:
- the LOC140151192 gene encoding LOW QUALITY PROTEIN: potassium channel, subfamily K, member 16-like (The sequence of the model RefSeq protein was modified relative to this genomic sequence to represent the inferred CDS: inserted 1 base in 1 codon) produces the protein MKRRWRITILFLGCLVYLILGSIIFSAIEGSQEDATRTTLNNSIMMFLDRHPTVPFDELVELLHCIKKASDQGVSPDAILSMNNASTEWQRIEKPTRKNWDLANSFFFSATIVTTIGYGHLAPSTKLGRNICVLYAFIGIPFFGWLLAEVTFLCHNKGRNLGKKYTTMSSTXIKGAKIRRVLTGAVMFASFYSIIILLPALSYSYIEGWDFPTAHYYCFITLSTIGFGDFVATDNFTDINSWRWLYKITTVLYFVVGLASLAVVLNSIQQRQQRNVRKLKAAVGRRISTTANANGNGELQESVVNGMGSEEADSIDDDEEEAEEGDENENRVMMTNEMVKESSV